One genomic segment of Methanothermobacter wolfeii includes these proteins:
- a CDS encoding cyclic 2,3-diphosphoglycerate synthase, translating to MKAMERMICLVDGEHYLPVTKAAVETLDSMEHIDVKALIFIGGTEKLRTSSPEEYSEMMERPVYFGEDHDRIPYELIGKLIRKYGADTVMDLSDEPVLDYSKRFRIASVVLGEGAVYRGPDFEFQPLTEYDVLEKPSLKILGTGKRIGKTAVSAYAARLIHERRYNPCVVAMGRGGPEEPEIVRGDEIDITPEYLMEQSDRGVHAASDHWEDALMSRILTVGCRRCGGGMAGDVFITNMKRGAELANTLDADFIILEGSGAAIPPVKSMRHIVLVGANQPIMNIKNFLGPFRIKLADLVILTMCEEPMASDMKVREIAEFIGDINPDAEVIATVFRPKPLGDIAGKNVLFATTAPESVQGLLVEHLESEYGCRVVGTTPHLSNRPLLQKDIERYINEADVMLTELKAAAVDVATRDALEAGLEVVYCDNIPVVRDGSQDELDDAIIDVVEMAINDFNTRKTP from the coding sequence ATGAAGGCTATGGAACGGATGATATGTCTTGTGGATGGAGAGCACTATCTGCCTGTGACAAAGGCCGCCGTCGAAACCCTTGACTCAATGGAGCACATCGATGTGAAGGCCCTCATATTCATAGGTGGAACCGAGAAGCTCAGAACCTCCTCGCCGGAGGAGTACAGTGAGATGATGGAGAGGCCCGTCTACTTCGGTGAGGACCATGACAGGATCCCCTATGAACTCATAGGCAAACTCATAAGAAAGTACGGTGCAGACACCGTCATGGACCTCAGTGATGAACCGGTCCTTGATTACTCAAAGAGGTTCAGGATAGCCTCCGTGGTCCTTGGTGAGGGTGCGGTTTACAGGGGCCCTGACTTTGAATTCCAGCCCCTCACAGAATACGATGTTCTTGAAAAACCATCCCTCAAGATCCTCGGGACGGGTAAGAGGATAGGTAAAACAGCCGTCTCTGCCTATGCAGCCCGACTCATCCATGAACGCAGGTACAACCCATGCGTGGTTGCAATGGGCCGGGGCGGTCCTGAAGAACCTGAAATCGTTCGTGGAGATGAGATTGACATAACCCCCGAGTACCTGATGGAACAGTCAGATAGGGGTGTGCATGCAGCCTCTGACCACTGGGAGGACGCCCTCATGAGCCGCATACTCACCGTTGGCTGCCGGCGCTGCGGCGGGGGGATGGCAGGGGATGTCTTCATAACCAACATGAAGCGTGGCGCTGAACTTGCAAACACCCTGGACGCCGACTTCATAATCCTCGAGGGGAGCGGGGCCGCCATACCCCCTGTGAAGTCCATGAGACACATAGTCCTTGTTGGAGCAAACCAGCCCATCATGAACATTAAAAACTTCCTCGGCCCCTTCAGGATCAAACTGGCGGACCTTGTTATACTCACCATGTGCGAGGAACCCATGGCCAGTGACATGAAGGTGAGGGAGATAGCCGAGTTCATAGGGGACATAAACCCCGATGCAGAGGTCATAGCAACCGTATTCAGACCGAAACCCCTGGGCGATATAGCTGGTAAGAATGTGCTCTTTGCAACAACAGCCCCTGAATCCGTACAGGGCCTCCTTGTTGAGCACCTTGAATCAGAGTACGGGTGCAGGGTCGTTGGAACAACACCCCACCTCTCAAACAGGCCCTTACTCCAGAAGGACATTGAAAGGTACATCAACGAGGCGGATGTTATGCTCACCGAACTCAAGGCCGCTGCAGTTGACGTGGCAACCAGGGACGCCCTGGAGGCTGGACTCGAGGTTGTATACTGTGACAACATACCTGTTGTCAGGGATGGTTCCCAGGATGAGCTGGATGATGCCATAATTGACGTCGTTGAGATGGCCATTAACGATTTCAACACCAGGAAGACACCATGA
- the hisD gene encoding histidinol dehydrogenase, producing MKITDFDPDRIQELVERSRIDVDDVLGPVTEIIGRVRSEGDRALRELTEKFDGVSPENFLVDGKEIEAAHERLDPDVRGALEDAASNIEAFHRLQLPSGWMEEVRPGVMAGQIVRPLESAGCYIPGGRAVYPSTVLMTVIPARIAGVGRIVCCTPPGRDGSVSDAILVAADLAGADEIYRVGGAQAIAAMAYGTETIMPVDKIVGPGNIFVTAAKKLVYGDVDIDFPAGPSEVLIIADETADPDYIAYEILAQAEHDPQAASVLVTDSEGLAEDVNDRVRENIKYMERATIIEESLERYGMIVITSDLDEAVEFSNHYAPEHLVIMTASPEETLRDVRNAGSIFLGELSPVAAGDYGSGTNHVLPTAGCARMYSGLSTESFIKKPTVQKITHEGLKNIKDTVLKLAEYEGLYAHAESFRKRLER from the coding sequence ATGAAGATAACAGACTTTGATCCTGATAGGATTCAGGAACTTGTTGAAAGGTCAAGGATAGACGTTGATGATGTGCTTGGACCGGTAACCGAAATCATAGGCAGGGTGAGGTCAGAGGGTGACCGAGCCCTCAGGGAGCTTACAGAGAAATTTGACGGCGTCTCACCTGAAAACTTCCTTGTTGATGGGAAGGAGATAGAGGCAGCCCATGAAAGACTCGACCCTGATGTTAGGGGGGCCCTTGAGGATGCAGCATCGAATATAGAAGCATTCCACAGGCTCCAGCTGCCATCAGGGTGGATGGAGGAGGTGAGGCCCGGTGTAATGGCAGGGCAGATAGTAAGGCCCCTTGAGAGTGCCGGCTGCTACATCCCCGGTGGAAGGGCTGTTTACCCGTCAACGGTCCTCATGACGGTCATCCCGGCAAGGATAGCCGGTGTGGGAAGGATAGTCTGCTGCACACCACCTGGAAGGGATGGTTCAGTTTCGGATGCCATCCTCGTGGCGGCTGACCTTGCAGGTGCAGATGAGATATACCGGGTCGGGGGTGCCCAGGCAATCGCTGCAATGGCCTACGGCACAGAGACCATAATGCCCGTGGACAAGATAGTGGGGCCGGGGAACATATTCGTGACCGCAGCAAAGAAGCTGGTCTACGGGGACGTGGATATTGACTTTCCTGCAGGACCATCAGAGGTCCTCATAATAGCCGATGAAACCGCGGACCCCGACTACATCGCATATGAGATACTTGCCCAGGCAGAACATGACCCGCAGGCTGCAAGTGTACTTGTAACTGATTCAGAGGGACTTGCAGAGGATGTGAATGACAGGGTCCGTGAAAATATTAAATACATGGAAAGGGCCACTATAATAGAGGAGTCCCTTGAGAGATACGGGATGATAGTTATAACCTCAGACCTTGATGAGGCTGTGGAATTCAGCAACCACTACGCACCCGAACACCTTGTTATAATGACAGCTTCCCCTGAGGAAACCCTCAGGGATGTAAGGAACGCCGGATCCATATTCCTGGGTGAACTCTCACCGGTCGCTGCAGGGGATTATGGTTCAGGCACAAACCACGTGCTCCCGACGGCAGGCTGCGCAAGGATGTATTCGGGGCTGTCCACAGAGTCATTCATAAAAAAACCAACAGTGCAGAAAATAACACATGAAGGCCTTAAAAATATCAAAGACACTGTTCTGAAACTTGCAGAATATGAAGGCCTCTATGCACATGCAGAATCATTCAGGAAAAGATTGGAGAGGTGA
- a CDS encoding UPF0058 family protein — protein MYKDEMIQLHQFLVYVLKYLENGYDIKDECEEYFSLNISPHHIHRTKAEHKYAIFVLSSAISEILAKKENNNLPPNVVNGLSELAKRSRKELVKIEAKLEAK, from the coding sequence ATGTATAAGGACGAAATGATACAACTTCACCAATTTTTAGTATATGTTCTGAAGTACCTTGAGAATGGATATGATATTAAAGACGAATGCGAGGAGTACTTCTCCCTGAACATCAGCCCCCATCACATCCACCGGACCAAGGCCGAACACAAGTATGCTATTTTTGTCCTTTCAAGCGCCATATCAGAGATACTCGCCAAAAAGGAAAACAACAACCTCCCTCCGAACGTGGTTAATGGACTTTCAGAGCTTGCTAAGCGCTCAAGAAAGGAACTCGTTAAGATAGAAGCCAAACTCGAGGCAAAATAA
- a CDS encoding DUF4012 domain-containing protein, which yields MDTKNKIILGLFIVIIGLSVLTYENYITNSQNVFIGEKHVLLLCADPSEPRSGIGAVDMAFILTLNNGNITNVTAVYPHNMAHPTAEPPAALRAQGVNRWLLHDSLWEADTEKGVRLAQEIVEYNTGVKTDIVVIVTPQAVDGILQAIGPVYVEGQGYVSGNSINFLRDEQRQGSSRGPAVQSLMKAIFNATKDRSKYIALVNAGIQQYQQGNIVVVPQGAFIQFLISTGIERATT from the coding sequence ATGGATACCAAGAACAAGATAATCCTAGGACTGTTCATTGTAATTATCGGTCTTTCAGTTTTAACATATGAGAATTACATTACAAATTCCCAGAACGTATTTATCGGAGAGAAACACGTCCTTCTGCTCTGCGCAGATCCAAGCGAACCAAGATCAGGAATCGGTGCCGTTGACATGGCATTCATATTAACCCTGAATAACGGTAACATAACCAATGTAACCGCAGTCTACCCACACAACATGGCCCACCCCACCGCGGAGCCCCCCGCTGCACTCAGGGCTCAGGGAGTGAACAGATGGTTACTCCACGACTCCCTCTGGGAAGCGGACACAGAGAAGGGGGTCAGGCTGGCCCAGGAAATAGTTGAATACAATACCGGCGTGAAGACAGATATCGTGGTCATAGTCACCCCACAGGCAGTTGACGGAATACTGCAGGCCATAGGACCTGTATATGTTGAAGGACAGGGCTATGTCTCAGGTAACAGTATAAACTTCCTGAGGGATGAGCAGAGGCAGGGCTCCTCAAGGGGCCCCGCGGTCCAGTCCCTGATGAAGGCAATATTCAATGCAACAAAGGACAGGTCAAAGTACATCGCCCTTGTAAATGCAGGTATACAGCAGTACCAGCAGGGCAACATTGTTGTGGTACCCCAGGGGGCGTTTATCCAGTTCCTGATTTCAACCGGGATAGAAAGGGCAACCACCTAA
- a CDS encoding cobalt-precorrin-8 methylmutase, whose translation MGASTGQGYEIARKSREIVRELIGNDIAGLGEEEAAIVERIVHSTADPEYARITRFSSDFVQAALGSLRESGSILTDIEMVRAGITGDRAVSFIRRPEVAEIAAGREITRAAAAVEYAAEKGFRGLIVIGNAPTALMKVIELVEDGSLDADAVIGVPVGFVGAAESKEALRRTELPHMITEGPKGGTPVAVAAANALIALSEGRKV comes from the coding sequence ATGGGTGCATCCACAGGCCAGGGCTATGAGATTGCTAGAAAGAGCAGGGAGATAGTCAGGGAACTCATAGGGAATGACATAGCCGGTTTAGGGGAAGAGGAGGCTGCCATAGTTGAGAGGATAGTTCACTCCACGGCGGACCCTGAATATGCAAGGATTACAAGGTTCAGCAGTGACTTTGTACAGGCAGCCCTGGGGTCCCTCAGGGAATCGGGGAGCATACTCACCGATATTGAAATGGTTCGGGCCGGTATAACAGGCGACAGGGCGGTGTCCTTCATCAGGAGGCCTGAGGTTGCGGAGATTGCAGCCGGCAGGGAAATCACAAGGGCCGCCGCCGCGGTGGAGTACGCTGCAGAGAAGGGCTTCAGGGGGCTCATCGTCATTGGAAACGCACCCACAGCCCTCATGAAGGTAATTGAACTTGTAGAAGACGGGTCACTGGATGCAGATGCTGTTATAGGTGTTCCTGTAGGCTTTGTAGGTGCTGCAGAGTCAAAGGAGGCCCTCCGGAGGACAGAACTACCCCACATGATAACGGAGGGCCCCAAGGGGGGGACTCCCGTGGCTGTGGCTGCAGCAAATGCGCTCATAGCCCTTTCGGAGGGTAGGAAGGTTTAG
- a CDS encoding 2,5-diamino-6-(ribosylamino)-4(3H)-pyrimidinone 5'-phosphate reductase, producing the protein MRPHVILNAAMTLDGKIATETGSSEISGREDLVRVHELRRESDAIMVGINTVLADDPRLTVHKIDASPEENPIRVVVDSRARTPPHSRVLNNEAPTIIAVSEMAPEGRVSVLRESADVIVTGGERVDLEVLMEELHRRGVRKLMLEGGSTLNYSMITAGLVDEVRVCIAPMIVGGEAARTLVDGEGIKDMADAVRLELIKHYTLGKDLVLEYRVKV; encoded by the coding sequence ATGAGGCCCCACGTGATACTGAACGCTGCAATGACACTTGACGGGAAGATTGCAACAGAAACAGGAAGTTCAGAGATATCTGGAAGGGAGGACCTTGTAAGGGTCCATGAACTTCGAAGGGAGTCCGATGCCATAATGGTGGGTATCAACACGGTCCTTGCAGATGACCCCAGGCTGACCGTGCATAAAATAGATGCCAGTCCAGAGGAGAACCCAATCAGGGTGGTGGTTGACAGCAGGGCAAGGACACCCCCGCATTCAAGGGTGCTCAATAATGAGGCCCCCACCATAATAGCTGTCTCAGAGATGGCACCTGAAGGGAGGGTTTCTGTCCTCAGGGAGAGTGCCGATGTTATAGTCACTGGGGGGGAGAGGGTGGACCTTGAGGTGCTCATGGAGGAACTCCACAGGAGGGGTGTGAGGAAGCTGATGCTTGAGGGGGGTTCAACCCTGAATTACTCCATGATCACAGCAGGCCTGGTGGATGAGGTCAGGGTCTGCATAGCACCCATGATTGTGGGTGGCGAGGCTGCAAGGACACTGGTGGATGGTGAGGGCATAAAGGATATGGCTGATGCAGTCAGACTTGAACTCATAAAACACTACACCCTCGGAAAGGACCTTGTACTTGAGTACAGGGTGAAGGTGTGA
- a CDS encoding carboxymuconolactone decarboxylase family protein: MDRYRRGMEILESINRESYRALKEELEEVSPDLSRFVAEFAYGDVYSRKGLDLKTRELITIAALTVLGAEKQLKSHVKGALNAGCTREEIIEVIIQMAVYAGFPAAINGAIAAKEAFRD; the protein is encoded by the coding sequence ATGGACAGGTACAGGAGAGGGATGGAGATCCTTGAATCAATTAACAGGGAATCCTACAGGGCCCTTAAGGAGGAGCTTGAAGAGGTATCCCCCGACCTCTCACGTTTTGTGGCTGAGTTTGCATACGGTGATGTTTACTCAAGGAAGGGCCTTGACCTTAAGACCCGGGAGCTTATCACAATCGCTGCGCTGACGGTTCTGGGGGCTGAGAAGCAGCTCAAGAGTCATGTTAAGGGTGCCCTGAATGCTGGCTGCACAAGGGAGGAAATAATAGAGGTTATCATTCAGATGGCTGTTTATGCAGGGTTTCCTGCAGCGATAAACGGGGCCATAGCAGCAAAGGAAGCCTTCAGAGACTGA
- a CDS encoding YchF/TatD family DNA exonuclease produces the protein MERARKKLDAVIDSGVGPGGNRMALELASQHPDFIYATMGFHPTDASKARRELIEEVVSQIESSIDRIVAIGETGMDFHHTRDPGGRKKQEDTFRVFAGLAAEYEMPLVVHARDAEERALEAVLDYSIPLVVFHCYSGSHETARRIIDEGYYISVPTMVVFSEHHMDLVEKLPLENILTETDSPYLSPFRGKRNEPAFVEEAVKKIAEIKDIKVGEADRITTENAGKVFGL, from the coding sequence ATTGAAAGGGCAAGAAAAAAACTTGACGCTGTTATAGACTCGGGGGTGGGTCCTGGAGGTAACAGGATGGCCCTTGAACTGGCATCACAGCACCCTGACTTCATATACGCCACCATGGGCTTCCACCCCACCGACGCATCCAAGGCAAGGAGGGAACTCATAGAAGAGGTTGTATCCCAGATAGAGTCCAGCATCGACAGGATAGTGGCCATAGGCGAGACAGGGATGGACTTCCATCATACCAGGGATCCGGGGGGTAGAAAAAAACAGGAGGATACCTTCAGGGTATTCGCGGGACTGGCGGCTGAATATGAAATGCCCCTCGTGGTCCATGCAAGGGATGCGGAGGAAAGGGCCCTTGAGGCAGTGCTTGATTACAGCATCCCTCTGGTGGTATTTCACTGTTACAGCGGAAGCCATGAAACAGCCCGCAGGATAATTGATGAGGGCTACTATATATCGGTGCCTACCATGGTTGTATTCTCGGAGCACCACATGGACCTCGTGGAGAAGCTACCCCTTGAGAACATCTTAACAGAAACAGACAGCCCCTACCTCTCACCCTTCAGGGGTAAACGTAACGAACCGGCCTTCGTTGAGGAGGCTGTTAAAAAGATAGCCGAGATCAAGGACATTAAGGTAGGGGAAGCTGACAGGATAACCACTGAAAATGCAGGGAAGGTCTTTGGATTGTGA
- the mtxX gene encoding methanogenesis marker protein Mmp4/MtxX: MKIIAGAGDNTEIEKAAEAVDFHVELVHSSEEFIRHIKEEDADAYVRGSLPSADIISELKGEGPLRRASWIKTGTGSFLLAPVGIDEGRNLEERAEIALSAAKFLMKTGTEPCIAVISGGREGDLGRAPEIDRSIREGEALTSMIRDKYKVKHYHILIEEAVGDGCNIIIAPDGITGNLIFRSLVLIGKARSYGAVALGFKGIFIDTSRSQTREGYIRALNFAHWLATRRTDHD; encoded by the coding sequence ATGAAGATCATTGCCGGTGCCGGGGACAACACCGAGATTGAGAAGGCAGCTGAAGCCGTTGATTTTCACGTTGAACTTGTTCACTCCTCTGAGGAGTTCATCAGACACATAAAAGAGGAGGATGCAGACGCATACGTAAGGGGGTCCCTGCCATCTGCGGACATAATATCAGAGCTCAAGGGGGAGGGCCCCCTCAGGAGGGCATCATGGATAAAAACAGGCACAGGCAGCTTCCTCCTTGCACCCGTCGGTATAGATGAGGGGAGAAACCTTGAGGAAAGGGCTGAAATCGCATTAAGCGCCGCCAAATTCCTCATGAAAACAGGAACAGAACCGTGCATAGCCGTGATTTCAGGTGGAAGGGAGGGTGACCTTGGAAGGGCCCCTGAAATTGACAGGTCAATACGTGAGGGTGAAGCACTCACATCAATGATAAGGGATAAATATAAAGTTAAACACTACCACATACTGATAGAGGAAGCCGTTGGCGACGGGTGTAACATAATCATAGCACCCGACGGGATCACCGGTAACCTCATATTCAGATCACTGGTTCTCATCGGCAAGGCCAGAAGCTACGGCGCCGTTGCCCTGGGCTTCAAGGGAATTTTTATTGACACATCACGGTCCCAGACAAGGGAAGGCTATATAAGGGCACTGAACTTCGCCCACTGGCTTGCCACAAGGAGAACTGATCATGATTAA
- the hemL gene encoding glutamate-1-semialdehyde 2,1-aminomutase — protein MNSEELFRMAQDVLPGGVSSPVRRFEPYPFFAAGGRGCVLESVDGVEYIDYCLAYGPLILGHAHPEVVEAVTRQIRRGTAYGVPSEGEVELAGMIIDRVPCAEMVRFMNSGTEATMAAVRLARAFTGRDKIVKFEGSYHGAHDYVLVKPGSGAAAAPDSPGIPGATVSNTLTAPFNDEEAMVELMEEMGPEIACIMVEPVMGNVGCIEPMNGYLQFLRDITMENDILLIFDEVITGFRVAAGGAQEYYGVEPDLVTLGKIAGGGFPMGVLAGKREIMENIAPAGPVYQAGTFNGNPVSVAAGIRTLQLLDEDLYHGLERMGSYMRGGLRDILSDLDLNYQVAGLASMFQVYFTGEEVTDYRTARTSDTELFMRYFHSLLDGGVFIPPSQFECCFISAAHEMEHADRTLEAVEAALRECQGH, from the coding sequence ATGAATTCAGAGGAACTTTTTAGAATGGCTCAGGATGTTCTGCCAGGCGGTGTGAGTTCACCTGTAAGGAGGTTTGAACCATACCCTTTCTTTGCAGCCGGTGGCAGAGGATGCGTACTTGAAAGTGTTGATGGCGTGGAATACATAGACTACTGTCTGGCCTATGGGCCCCTTATACTTGGACATGCCCATCCAGAGGTTGTTGAGGCGGTCACCCGTCAGATCAGGAGGGGAACCGCCTATGGTGTCCCATCGGAAGGTGAAGTAGAACTTGCAGGGATGATAATAGACAGGGTGCCCTGCGCGGAGATGGTCCGCTTCATGAACTCTGGTACCGAGGCAACCATGGCTGCTGTGAGACTTGCAAGAGCATTCACGGGCAGGGATAAGATAGTTAAATTTGAGGGGTCATACCACGGAGCCCACGACTACGTCCTTGTAAAACCAGGATCCGGTGCAGCGGCAGCCCCTGACTCCCCCGGGATACCCGGGGCAACGGTGAGCAACACCCTCACAGCCCCCTTTAATGATGAGGAGGCAATGGTTGAACTCATGGAGGAGATGGGCCCTGAAATAGCCTGCATAATGGTGGAGCCGGTTATGGGTAACGTCGGGTGTATAGAACCCATGAACGGTTACCTCCAGTTCCTCAGGGACATAACCATGGAGAACGACATACTCCTAATATTTGATGAGGTTATCACAGGGTTCAGGGTTGCGGCTGGAGGGGCCCAGGAGTACTATGGTGTTGAACCTGACCTGGTTACACTGGGAAAAATTGCCGGTGGAGGGTTCCCTATGGGCGTACTTGCAGGTAAAAGGGAGATAATGGAGAATATAGCGCCTGCAGGACCAGTATACCAGGCAGGGACCTTCAACGGAAACCCTGTATCGGTAGCTGCAGGTATCAGAACCCTTCAGCTCCTTGATGAAGACCTTTACCATGGACTTGAAAGGATGGGCTCATATATGAGGGGAGGTTTAAGGGACATCCTCTCGGACCTTGACCTGAACTATCAGGTTGCAGGCCTTGCATCAATGTTCCAGGTCTACTTTACAGGGGAGGAGGTCACAGACTACAGGACCGCCAGGACCTCTGACACTGAACTCTTTATGAGGTACTTCCACTCCCTCCTTGATGGTGGGGTGTTCATACCACCGTCACAGTTTGAGTGCTGCTTCATATCAGCCGCACATGAGATGGAGCACGCTGACAGAACCCTTGAGGCTGTTGAAGCAGCCCTGAGGGAATGTCAGGGGCACTGA
- the uppS gene encoding polyprenyl diphosphate synthase — protein MSPLKPIYRLYEWYISRNLKKEKMPRHIAIIMDGNRRYSRIHGSFDPIEGHKKGIETLEKVLDWCVDLGIEIVTAYAFSTENFKRPEREVKGLMNLFKENFEAITSNEKIHKNRVRVKAVGKLELLPEDVRRAIEVAEKSTEQYSDRLVNIAIGYDGRQEIVDAARKIAEDVKAGKIELEDIDEDLINRNLYTAGLEDPHLIIRTSGEERLSGFLLWQSSYSELYFCDSLWPELRKVDFLRAIRSYQERERRFGT, from the coding sequence ATGTCACCTTTAAAACCAATCTATAGACTATATGAATGGTACATATCCCGCAACCTCAAAAAAGAGAAGATGCCCAGACACATAGCAATCATAATGGACGGTAACAGACGATACTCACGGATCCATGGCAGCTTCGACCCCATTGAGGGCCATAAAAAGGGCATCGAGACCCTTGAAAAGGTCCTGGACTGGTGCGTTGACCTTGGCATAGAGATCGTAACAGCATATGCATTCTCAACAGAGAACTTTAAAAGGCCTGAAAGGGAAGTTAAAGGCCTCATGAACCTCTTCAAGGAAAACTTTGAGGCCATAACCAGCAATGAAAAGATACATAAAAACAGGGTCAGGGTCAAGGCTGTTGGCAAACTTGAACTCCTACCTGAGGACGTGAGAAGGGCCATAGAGGTGGCTGAGAAGTCAACGGAGCAGTACTCCGACCGCCTGGTGAACATAGCCATAGGCTATGATGGCAGGCAGGAGATAGTTGACGCTGCAAGGAAGATTGCAGAGGATGTGAAGGCAGGGAAAATAGAACTAGAGGACATCGATGAGGACCTGATAAACAGGAACCTCTACACAGCAGGCCTTGAGGACCCCCACCTTATTATAAGGACAAGCGGCGAGGAACGCCTCAGCGGCTTCCTCCTCTGGCAGTCCTCCTACTCGGAGCTCTACTTCTGCGACAGCCTCTGGCCTGAACTCAGAAAGGTGGACTTCCTGAGGGCTATAAGGTCATACCAGGAGAGGGAACGGAGATTCGGAACATAA
- the aspS gene encoding aspartate--tRNA(Asn) ligase — translation MLLGDLRRSHYSKDIDPGMDGEEVTVMGWVHEIRDLGGIIFVLLRDRDGLLQITAPSKKIDEELFKSIRKLKKESVVAFKGKVQESGKAPGGFEVIPSYLRVLSPSKQPLPLDPTEKVKAEIDTRLDARFLDLRKPGVSAIFKIKSRMLHSVRVFLEENDFLEINTPKLVASATEGGTELFPITYFEREAFLGQSPQLYKQMMMATGLDRVYEIAPIFRAEEHDTLRHLNEVISIDIEASFLDHEDVMKILENLVVRVIEDVNEHCSDALETLGRELEVPEIPFERIEYDEAVEMVNSKGVPMKHGEDLPRAAEKALGEIMDGYYFITSWPTAIKPFYVMPDEDEPERSHAFDLMYRDLEISSGAMRVHQHDLLVEKIRRQGLNPESFKSYLEAFEYGMPPHAGWGLGAERFNMTLTGLKNIRETVLFPRDRRRLTP, via the coding sequence ATGTTACTAGGAGATCTTCGAAGAAGTCACTATTCAAAGGACATAGACCCGGGGATGGATGGAGAGGAAGTCACGGTCATGGGCTGGGTCCATGAGATAAGGGACCTTGGAGGAATAATATTCGTTCTTCTAAGGGACAGGGACGGACTCCTCCAGATAACAGCCCCCAGCAAAAAGATTGACGAGGAGCTCTTCAAATCCATCAGGAAACTTAAAAAGGAATCAGTGGTGGCATTTAAGGGTAAGGTGCAGGAGTCAGGCAAGGCACCGGGCGGATTTGAGGTGATACCCTCCTACCTGAGGGTGCTCAGCCCATCAAAACAGCCACTCCCCCTGGACCCCACAGAGAAGGTGAAGGCTGAGATAGACACGAGGCTTGATGCAAGGTTCCTGGACCTTCGAAAGCCGGGTGTAAGTGCAATATTCAAGATAAAAAGCAGGATGCTGCATTCAGTCCGCGTATTCCTCGAAGAAAATGATTTCCTTGAAATAAACACCCCAAAACTCGTGGCATCCGCCACAGAGGGGGGCACGGAGCTCTTCCCCATAACCTACTTTGAGAGGGAGGCCTTCCTTGGTCAGAGCCCCCAGCTCTACAAGCAGATGATGATGGCAACCGGCCTTGACCGTGTATATGAAATCGCACCCATATTCCGTGCAGAGGAACACGACACCCTCAGGCACCTCAATGAGGTCATCTCCATCGACATAGAGGCATCCTTCCTTGACCATGAGGATGTCATGAAGATACTTGAGAACCTCGTTGTAAGGGTCATTGAGGACGTCAACGAGCACTGCTCGGATGCACTGGAAACCCTTGGAAGGGAACTTGAGGTCCCTGAAATACCCTTTGAGAGGATAGAATACGATGAGGCGGTTGAGATGGTTAACTCAAAGGGGGTCCCCATGAAGCACGGCGAGGACCTGCCGAGGGCGGCTGAGAAGGCCCTTGGTGAGATAATGGATGGCTACTACTTCATAACCTCCTGGCCGACAGCAATAAAGCCCTTCTATGTCATGCCTGATGAGGATGAACCCGAGAGGAGCCATGCCTTTGACCTGATGTACCGCGACCTTGAGATATCCTCGGGTGCCATGAGGGTGCACCAGCACGACCTCCTTGTTGAGAAGATCAGGAGGCAGGGACTGAACCCTGAATCCTTTAAGAGCTACCTTGAAGCCTTTGAGTACGGGATGCCTCCCCATGCAGGGTGGGGACTTGGAGCTGAGAGATTCAACATGACCCTCACTGGCCTTAAGAACATAAGGGAAACAGTGCTCTTCCCCAGGGACAGGAGGAGGCTCACACCGTAG